Within Kineothrix sp. MB12-C1, the genomic segment AATATAAACAGCAATTAGGCAGGCCACCCCGATTGAAAGAAGTACACCTCCAAAATTCATATTATCCGCCATCGATTGTACAAATGATTTTTTTAGCACGTCATTAAATCCCATTGCTTCTCATTCCCCCTATGTTATATTTTCTGCATAAATAATATTTTGAAAAAGTTTCCTGACGCAAATGCCCCGCTTGGAGGCTTCGATAAATATGGTCCGGCAAGTATTCATCGTACTTTACTTCCATTAAATGATAACCCGCCGGCATAACCGGCCTCGCGTACAGCTCGTCATCAAAAAAGCTATCCTTCCTATTGGAAGACCGAATATCTGTGTCAAAGGTAATTCGCACATTGCCATTTCGATAGGTATAAGGCTCTCTCTCATATTCTACAATTACCTTTGGCTCCAGCAGACGGGTACGCTGCTGTAAATAGAACTTTTTAAGCAGGGGAGGATCTGTTTTTTCAAAGGAAAATATCCGCCCTTTAAAAATGTCTTCGCATCGTTCCTTTGTCAGTTCACA encodes:
- a CDS encoding polyphosphate polymerase domain-containing protein; this encodes MALEYRQEIKYVVSSSQMALLRSRIRPFLTPDAYVREDGRYNIRSIYFDDIKNTCFYDNEDGTSPREKFRIRIYNGSDDRILLELKRKERGKIRKTSCELTKERCEDIFKGRIFSFEKTDPPLLKKFYLQQRTRLLEPKVIVEYEREPYTYRNGNVRITFDTDIRSSNRKDSFFDDELYARPVMPAGYHLMEVKYDEYLPDHIYRSLQAGHLRQETFSKYYLCRKYNIGGMRSNGI